One stretch of Candidatus Bathyarchaeia archaeon DNA includes these proteins:
- a CDS encoding tRNA uridine(34) 5-carboxymethylaminomethyl modification radical SAM/GNAT enzyme Elp3, producing MPAAEARLKELAQPFRVFDDALTEALRRLAAEPETSDEALNKIKLEVARKYSLHHIPSNPELLSQAPETLRKKLAPKLALKKVRSLSGVQVIAVMSKPHSCPHGRCLYCPSFPGVPQSYTGYEPSSMRGIQHRFDPYTQVSSRLSQLKDAGHRPSKVEIIVQGGTFPALSHKYQEWFIRRCLDALTGKPSSSLEEAKKTAENSTVRNVGITVETRPDRCGRREVDFMLKLGVTRVELGVQALYNDVYKAVARGHTVDDVRKAFQTCKDAGLKVVAHMMIGLPQMTPERDLDSFKRLLFNADFRPDMLKIYPCLVLRHSQLYQQWRRGEYKPYDLETTINLIVEVKKLIPPWIRVMRVQRDIPAWMIVDGVKKGNLRELALERLKSKGYACRCIRCREMGHRIHKDGLRIDFNDVKFDTVRYEASGGEEAFISLVHQSTDTLMAYLRLRKPSTEAWRPEVRCGETAFIRELHVLGTALPLGERSEDSCQHRGYGNALVRKAEEIAYMDYDARTILVTSGVGVRPYYRRLGYRLTGPYMGKKLTENQY from the coding sequence GTGCCGGCGGCCGAAGCGAGATTAAAAGAGTTAGCGCAGCCGTTTCGAGTTTTCGACGACGCGTTAACGGAGGCTTTGAGGAGACTCGCCGCCGAGCCTGAGACTTCTGACGAAGCCCTAAATAAGATCAAGCTTGAAGTGGCGAGGAAATATTCTCTTCACCATATCCCCTCCAACCCCGAGTTGTTAAGCCAAGCGCCCGAAACACTCAGGAAGAAGTTAGCCCCCAAACTTGCTCTTAAGAAGGTTAGAAGCCTATCCGGTGTTCAAGTCATAGCGGTCATGTCTAAGCCTCACAGCTGTCCTCATGGGCGATGCCTATACTGTCCATCGTTTCCAGGGGTGCCTCAAAGCTACACGGGTTATGAACCATCCTCCATGAGGGGTATTCAACATCGATTCGACCCTTACACCCAGGTTTCCAGCCGGTTGAGCCAGCTGAAAGACGCCGGGCATAGGCCCAGCAAGGTTGAGATCATCGTTCAAGGCGGTACCTTCCCCGCGCTCTCACATAAATATCAGGAATGGTTTATCAGAAGATGCCTAGACGCATTAACAGGAAAGCCTTCCTCCAGTTTAGAGGAGGCGAAGAAGACTGCTGAAAACTCAACTGTGAGGAATGTAGGCATCACCGTTGAGACGAGGCCTGATCGATGCGGCAGAAGAGAAGTTGACTTCATGCTGAAGCTTGGGGTCACAAGGGTTGAGCTGGGCGTTCAAGCCCTTTACAACGACGTGTACAAGGCTGTGGCCCGAGGCCACACCGTCGACGACGTAAGGAAGGCGTTTCAAACATGTAAAGACGCGGGGTTAAAGGTTGTAGCCCACATGATGATCGGGCTACCCCAAATGACTCCTGAAAGGGATCTAGACTCCTTTAAGCGACTGCTTTTCAACGCTGACTTCCGCCCGGACATGCTGAAAATATATCCATGCCTAGTGTTAAGGCACAGCCAACTATACCAACAGTGGAGGAGGGGGGAATACAAGCCCTACGATCTTGAGACGACAATTAACTTAATCGTTGAGGTGAAGAAGCTCATTCCTCCATGGATTCGGGTGATGAGGGTTCAGAGAGACATTCCGGCTTGGATGATCGTGGATGGCGTGAAGAAAGGTAACCTTCGCGAGCTGGCGTTAGAGAGATTGAAGTCTAAAGGCTACGCCTGTCGATGCATCAGATGCCGGGAGATGGGGCATAGAATACATAAAGACGGTTTGAGAATTGACTTTAACGATGTTAAGTTTGACACCGTCAGATATGAGGCTTCCGGAGGGGAGGAGGCCTTCATCTCCCTTGTCCACCAATCCACAGATACGTTGATGGCCTACCTTAGGTTGAGGAAGCCTTCAACCGAGGCTTGGAGGCCTGAGGTAAGATGCGGCGAAACCGCCTTCATACGGGAGCTCCACGTGCTGGGAACCGCTTTACCATTGGGGGAGAGGTCTGAGGATAGCTGTCAACATAGAGGCTACGGCAACGCCTTGGTGAGGAAGGCGGAGGAGATCGCCTACATGGATTACGACGCCCGCACGATCCTCGTCACCAGTGGGGTTGGTGTAAGACCATACTACAGGAGGCTAGGCTACAGGTTAACAGGCCCATACATGGGGAAAAAGCTAACCGAAAACCAATATTAA